Proteins encoded together in one Impatiens glandulifera chromosome 1, dImpGla2.1, whole genome shotgun sequence window:
- the LOC124944467 gene encoding pentatricopeptide repeat-containing protein At4g28010-like gives MIITKQLCRNCSLWFRPSQNLIRSYTKYLSSASYSTVESSFNESSGNLIDIENRIKLLCEKSNPQLEDALLLFNQAVDFHGPPSESTCNFLLRALSKSKKYNQVIKVYNKMKGIHVFHSFLSLNVLLEFFSHSNKPGFAVGVLGTMVKCGYTVDAYCLNVVLNGICRNGDVFRAVKIFNEWFRGSVLLPDVVTFNTLITGLCKAQKVEEALNMKAEMDKAKTNPNLITYTTLMDGLCKTGRMGEAIDLLEEMKLKGLNADVVTYGALVNGFCDSKNFEQANKLYETMLETGVEPNKFIYSSLLHCLGKTKRWKEASELFNVMSDRGIQPDLITYNVLIDGLCKDGRPSEAMRILDLMAEKGIEANTITYNSLIDGFCKSGMISDALRVFETMIKGNNNKRDVVSYNTLAWGLCESGKVDEAIKLVRLMLKDENRSEVDYRMLTSLIYGLCKEGRLGEAMEIHREMIGDLKMREIVPFNLLISAHLKKGYVGTAMKLLKTALDLGLVLNSHTYSAMIGGFCGLKMTNFAKGLLIHMMGRGILITTDHYNKLLDTLCKDGSLEEAKGLFLAMSKTESEPDLTSFNMIIHGTLKAKDLQSAKRFFEEMIQKGLVPDDVTFSTLINGFMKLGQLKEAKHTFERMVACGCAPSVVVYDSLLKGFFTMGEKEDIIGLLQQMAEEGVLLDDEITSTILKCMCLFSDHHNVQDILPSFQQEKSKVVSSSSSSISCNELLTQLHLSHPELPQIYTS, from the coding sequence ATGATTATTACAAAGCAGCTTTGTAGAAATTGCTCTCTCTGGTTTCGTCCTTCTCAAAACCTGATCCGGAGTTATACTAAATACTTATCTTCAGCATCGTATTCAACTGTAGAATCTAGTTTCAACGAATCTTCAGGTAATTTGATTGATATAGAAAACCGAATTAAGTTACTGTGTGAAAAATCCAACCCCCAACTTGAAGATGCTTTGCTCCTCTTTAATCAAGCTGTTGACTTTCACGGCCCACCTTCTGAATCAACATGCAATTTTCTTTTAAGAGCACTTTCGAAGTCAAAGAAGTATAACCAGGTTATCAAAGTCTACAATAAGATGAAGGGTATCCATGTTTTCCACAGTTTCTTATCATTGAATGTTCTTCTCGAATTCTTTTCACATTCTAATAAGCCTGGTTTTGCTGTTGGAGTGTTGGGCACGATGGTTAAGTGTGGTTACACAGTTGATGCATATTGTTTAAACGTCGTTTTGAATGGAATTTGTCGAAATGGTGATGTTTTTAGAGCTGTCAAGATTTTCAATGAATGGTTCAGAGGGTCTGTGTTATTGCCTGATGTGGTTACTTTCAACACTCTCATTACTGGACTCTGTAAGGCACAAAAAGTAGAAGAAGCTTTGAACATGAAGGCTGAGATGGATAAGGCGAAAACGAACCCCAACTTAATTACTTACACCACTCTTATGGACGGGCTTTGTAAAACAGGGCGAATGGGAGAAGCAATAGATTTGTTGGAAGAGATGAAGCTGAAGGGATTGAATGCAGATGTTGTTACTTACGGAGCACTCGTCAATGGATTTTGCGATTCCAAGAATTTTGAACAAGCGAATAAACTTTACGAAACAATGCTTGAAACAGGAGTTGAACCGAACAAATTCATTTATTCTAGTTTACTGCATTGTCTTGGCAAAACAAAGCGATGGAAAGAAGCTAGCGAGTTATTCAATGTTATGTCGGATAGAGGAATACAGCCTGATCTGATAACCTATAACGTATTAATCGACGGTCTTTGTAAAGATGGAAGGCCTTCTGAAGCTATGCGGATACTAGACTTAATGGCGGAGAAAGGTATAGAGGCGAACACGATAACATATAATTCACTAATCGATGGATTTTGTAAGTCTGGTATGATTTCTGATGCTTTAAGAGTCTTTGAAACAATGATAAAAGGGAATAATAACAAACGGGACGTTGTTTCTTACAATACGTTAGCTTGGGGGCTTTGCGAAAGTGGGAAAGTCGACGAGGCGATAAAGTTAGTTCGTTTGATGTTGAAAGATGAGAATCGATCAGAGGTAGATTATCGGATGTTAACGTCGTTAATTTATGGGTTATGTAAAGAAGGTAGATTAGGAGAAGCTATGGAGATTCATCGTGAAATGATAGGGGATTTGAAAATGAGGGAAATAGTTccttttaatttgttgattaGTGCTCATTTGAAGAAAGGGTATGTTGGTACAGCTATGAAGTTGTTGAAAACTGCGCTTGATTTGGGATTGGTTCTGAATTCACATACTTATTCGGCCATGATTGGAGGATTCTGCGGCCTGAAAATGACTAACTTTGCGAAAGGGCTTTTGATTCACATGATGGGTCGTGGAATTTTGATTACGACCGATCATTATAACAAACTGCTCGATACTCTTTGTAAAGATGGTAGTTTGGAGGAAGCGAAAGGGTTGTTTTTAGCGATGAGTAAAACAGAGAGTGAACCGGATCTTACTTCTTTTAATATGATAATACATGGAACTCTAAAAGCAAAGGATCTACAATCTGCCAAACGATTCTTCGAGGAAATGATTCAAAAGGGTTTGGTACCGGATGATGTGACGTTTTCTACACTTATAAATGGGTTTATGAAGTTAGGGCAGTTAAAGGAGGCCAAACATACTTTCGAGAGGATGGTGGCTTGCGGTTGTGCTCCGAGTGTTGTTGTATACGATTCTTTGTTAAAGGGTTTTTTTACGATGGGTGAAAAGGAAGATATAATTGGTTTGCTTCAACAGATGGCGGAAGAGGGAGTTCTTCTTGACGACGAAATTACTAGTACGATTTTGAAATGTATGTGTCTATTTTCTGATCATCATAATGTTCAAGATATTTTGCCTAGCTTTCAACAGGAGAAATCTAAGGTggtatcatcatcatcatcaagtatTTCATGTAATGAGCTTTTGACACAACTACATTTGTCTCATCCTGAACTTCCTCAAATTTATACATCTTGA